A region of Massilia sp. WG5 DNA encodes the following proteins:
- a CDS encoding nucleoside hydrolase — protein MKRRTFLSGIAALPASAALGQTFGQTIGSIVQRPSSRVIVDNDFSGDPDSLIALTHQLLTPKARTVLVTTSAVAPGLASMAGLDAGQSPMAATRLVSELMDRLRLAHRPALVGGRQAFGAGKDSDNAAARAIVAEALRDDPLPLVLTCGGPLTNVAAALRLEPRIAKRLKLVWIGGTAATDAPVEYNLATDIAAARYVLEESKVEVWQVAQEEYMRFQLSVAELTGGFRTISPVAEWLYSQYLHLPPFVELGGSIGFGDSAMVSLTAFGFDATPHTLRRARKILDDGRYGAEIDGSSIRMVHGFDVRLNLSDLVALLRAHKVRHDTL, from the coding sequence ATGAAGCGGCGAACTTTTTTGAGCGGGATCGCCGCCCTGCCGGCTTCGGCGGCGCTCGGCCAGACGTTCGGCCAGACAATCGGCAGTATCGTCCAGCGGCCCTCCAGCCGGGTCATCGTCGACAACGACTTTTCCGGCGATCCGGACAGCCTCATCGCGCTGACGCATCAACTGCTGACGCCGAAGGCGCGCACCGTACTGGTCACGACCTCGGCCGTGGCGCCGGGCCTTGCCAGCATGGCGGGCCTTGATGCCGGCCAGTCGCCGATGGCGGCCACGCGGCTGGTGAGCGAGTTGATGGATCGCCTTCGCCTGGCGCACAGGCCGGCCCTGGTCGGCGGCAGACAAGCCTTCGGCGCAGGAAAGGACAGCGACAATGCCGCCGCGCGCGCGATCGTTGCAGAAGCCTTGCGCGACGATCCGCTGCCCCTGGTGCTCACCTGCGGCGGCCCCTTGACCAACGTCGCCGCGGCCCTGCGTCTCGAGCCCCGGATCGCCAAGCGGCTGAAGCTGGTCTGGATCGGCGGCACGGCGGCCACCGACGCCCCCGTGGAATACAACCTGGCCACCGATATCGCCGCAGCCAGGTATGTGCTGGAAGAATCGAAGGTGGAGGTGTGGCAGGTAGCGCAGGAAGAATACATGCGCTTCCAGCTTTCGGTTGCCGAACTGACCGGCGGGTTCCGCACGATTTCTCCGGTCGCCGAATGGCTTTACAGCCAATACCTGCATCTCCCGCCATTTGTCGAACTTGGCGGATCGATCGGCTTTGGCGACAGCGCGATGGTATCGCTGACGGCCTTCGGCTTCGATGCCACGCCCCATACGCTGCGCCGCGCCAGGAAAATCCTCGACGACGGCCGTTATGGCGCGGAGATCGACGGGTCGTCCATCCGCATGGTTCATGGCTTCGACGTCCGCCTCAACCTGAGCGACCTGGTGGCGCTGCTACGCGCACACAAGGTACGACACGACACACTTTAG
- a CDS encoding glycosyl hydrolase — MSGHASPLRQIALAAAIACLATPVPAAPGDPLAAGFDNPPQSARPRVWWHWLNGNVTKEGIRRDLDWMARSGLGGLQNFDAEMMTPQVVARRLPYMSPEWDDAFRFAVQQAEQHKLEFGIAASAGWSETGGPWVRPEDGMKKLVWSETIVEGGKPLELKLPAAPRTTGPFQDLFVQPDIMGQRPAADKLARCGADIAVYAYPVDTAPLPLPAIRVAGKDLDAARLAQLGEAAVAEIALPSSDKPAIITLDYASPQTVRSATIFFPGVATLFDGAGVQPMLEASIDGAHWRKVADLPPALVPASAGFAPVTAAHFRVVIAAKPAAPNPAFMPVPGADTGPFGALGQAKGLRLAHLRLSGEPKVNQFETKAGFATADDYYALDTGVDAGEAGVAPSAIVDLSGKVRPDGTLDWTPPNGRWKILRLGWSLTGTENHPATPEATGLEVDKYDGKAVRNYLETYLSKYEHAAGKELVGARGVRALVTDSIEVGASNWTPRLLEQFRRLRGYDARPWLPALAGVIVKDRARSDAFLYDYRRTLAELMASEHYGTVAEVARAHGMRVYGEALESARVTLGDDMAMRSHTDIPMAAMWTYRPEFGPNPTAIADMRGAASVAHLYGQNLVAAESMTSAMAPWAFAPSDLRPMIDMEFASGVNLPVIHTSVHQPLGDDKKPGLSLAIFGQYFNRNETWAGMARPWVDYMARSSYLLQQGRFYADVGYFYGEEAPLVALYKKGPPPDAPRRYAYDFVNADALLHKLAVKDGDVVAASGARYRVLYLGGSSQRMTLAVLRRLQALAGQGATIVGPAPSATPGLADDADAFAALVKRMWSGAPVTAIGKGRVIDGRDVEAALAQLGQAPDVDFGTEVGTPVLFVHRRLRDGDIYFVSNRSDAALNTAAHFNVRGKAAEFWHADTGRGEAASYRSGQAGTVVPLALGAHESVFVVFRRPATAAARTVPLPSWSPAATLDGAWAVSFDGLAAPDPIARGALGSLTQNADPRVKYFSGTTTYRSSFTLPGGARPDAPMQLDLGQVGDVAEVLVNGKPAGIAWKKPYRVEVGQLVKPGANTVEIRVANLWVNRLIGDAQPGAAKVSFTTMPTYTADAPLRPAGLIGPVTLQVQRNSKSER; from the coding sequence ATGTCAGGACACGCTTCCCCTCTTCGCCAGATCGCCCTGGCGGCCGCCATCGCCTGCCTCGCTACGCCGGTACCGGCGGCCCCCGGCGACCCGCTCGCCGCCGGTTTCGACAATCCGCCCCAGAGCGCCCGTCCCCGCGTGTGGTGGCACTGGCTGAACGGGAACGTCACGAAGGAAGGCATCCGCCGGGATCTCGACTGGATGGCGCGCTCGGGCCTGGGCGGCCTGCAGAACTTCGATGCCGAGATGATGACCCCGCAGGTGGTCGCCAGGCGCCTGCCCTACATGAGCCCCGAATGGGATGACGCCTTCAGGTTCGCCGTCCAGCAGGCCGAGCAGCACAAGCTGGAGTTCGGCATCGCCGCCTCGGCCGGCTGGAGCGAGACCGGCGGCCCATGGGTGCGCCCCGAAGACGGCATGAAGAAGCTGGTGTGGAGCGAGACCATCGTCGAAGGCGGCAAGCCGCTGGAACTGAAGCTGCCCGCCGCACCGCGCACCACCGGCCCCTTCCAGGACCTGTTCGTCCAGCCCGACATCATGGGCCAGCGCCCGGCCGCGGACAAGCTGGCGCGCTGCGGCGCCGACATCGCCGTGTATGCCTATCCCGTGGACACCGCCCCCCTGCCCTTGCCGGCCATACGCGTGGCCGGCAAGGACCTGGACGCCGCCAGGCTGGCGCAGCTCGGCGAGGCCGCCGTCGCCGAGATCGCCCTGCCCTCAAGCGACAAGCCGGCCATCATCACCCTCGATTACGCCTCCCCGCAGACGGTACGCTCGGCGACCATCTTCTTCCCGGGCGTGGCCACGCTGTTCGACGGCGCCGGCGTGCAGCCGATGCTCGAAGCCAGCATTGATGGCGCCCACTGGCGCAAGGTCGCCGACCTGCCGCCGGCCCTGGTGCCGGCCAGCGCCGGCTTCGCCCCGGTCACGGCGGCCCATTTCCGTGTCGTCATCGCGGCCAAGCCCGCCGCGCCGAACCCCGCCTTCATGCCGGTGCCGGGCGCCGACACCGGCCCGTTCGGCGCGCTCGGCCAGGCGAAAGGCCTGCGCCTCGCCCACTTGCGCCTGTCGGGCGAGCCGAAGGTCAACCAGTTCGAGACCAAGGCCGGCTTCGCCACCGCCGACGATTACTATGCGCTCGACACCGGCGTCGATGCCGGCGAGGCCGGCGTCGCCCCGTCCGCCATCGTCGACCTGAGCGGCAAGGTGCGCCCCGACGGCACGCTGGACTGGACTCCGCCGAACGGCAGGTGGAAAATCCTGCGCCTCGGCTGGTCGCTGACCGGCACCGAAAACCACCCGGCGACCCCGGAGGCCACCGGGCTGGAGGTCGACAAGTACGACGGCAAGGCGGTCCGCAACTACCTCGAGACCTATCTGTCGAAATACGAACACGCGGCCGGCAAGGAGCTGGTCGGCGCCCGCGGCGTGCGCGCGCTGGTCACGGACAGCATCGAGGTCGGGGCCTCCAACTGGACCCCGCGCCTGCTGGAGCAGTTCAGGCGCCTGCGCGGCTACGACGCCCGGCCCTGGCTGCCGGCGCTCGCCGGCGTCATCGTCAAGGACCGCGCCCGCAGCGATGCCTTCCTGTACGACTACCGCCGCACGCTGGCCGAGCTGATGGCCAGCGAACATTACGGCACGGTGGCCGAGGTCGCGCGCGCGCATGGCATGCGCGTGTACGGCGAGGCGCTGGAAAGCGCCCGCGTCACCCTCGGCGACGACATGGCAATGCGCAGCCACACCGATATCCCGATGGCGGCGATGTGGACCTACCGCCCGGAATTCGGCCCCAACCCGACCGCCATCGCCGACATGCGCGGCGCCGCTTCCGTGGCCCACCTGTACGGCCAGAACCTGGTCGCCGCCGAATCCATGACCAGCGCGATGGCGCCCTGGGCCTTCGCCCCCTCCGACCTGCGTCCGATGATCGACATGGAATTCGCCAGCGGGGTCAACCTGCCGGTCATCCATACCTCGGTGCACCAGCCGCTGGGCGACGACAAGAAGCCCGGCCTGTCGCTGGCAATCTTCGGCCAGTACTTCAACCGCAACGAGACCTGGGCCGGCATGGCCCGCCCCTGGGTCGACTACATGGCGAGGAGCAGCTATCTCCTGCAGCAGGGCCGTTTCTACGCCGACGTCGGCTATTTCTATGGCGAGGAAGCGCCGCTGGTCGCGCTGTACAAGAAGGGGCCGCCGCCCGACGCGCCGCGCCGCTACGCCTACGACTTCGTGAACGCGGACGCGCTGCTGCACAAGCTCGCGGTCAAGGATGGCGACGTGGTGGCGGCCAGCGGCGCGCGCTACCGGGTGCTGTACCTGGGCGGCTCCAGCCAGCGCATGACGCTCGCCGTGCTGCGCCGCCTGCAGGCGCTGGCAGGGCAAGGCGCGACCATCGTCGGACCGGCGCCAAGCGCGACACCCGGCCTGGCCGACGATGCGGACGCCTTCGCCGCCCTGGTCAAGCGGATGTGGAGCGGCGCGCCCGTCACCGCCATCGGCAAGGGACGCGTCATCGATGGCCGCGACGTGGAGGCCGCCCTGGCGCAGCTCGGGCAGGCGCCCGATGTCGACTTCGGGACCGAAGTCGGCACGCCGGTCCTGTTCGTGCACCGGCGCCTGCGCGATGGCGACATCTATTTCGTGAGCAACCGGAGCGATGCGGCGCTGAACACGGCCGCGCATTTCAACGTCCGTGGCAAGGCGGCCGAGTTCTGGCATGCGGACACCGGACGCGGCGAAGCCGCAAGCTACCGCAGCGGCCAGGCCGGGACCGTGGTGCCGCTGGCGCTGGGCGCGCACGAGTCGGTCTTCGTCGTGTTCCGGCGCCCGGCCACGGCAGCCGCCAGGACGGTGCCCTTGCCCAGCTGGTCGCCGGCCGCCACGCTGGACGGCGCCTGGGCTGTAAGCTTCGACGGCCTGGCCGCGCCGGACCCGATCGCGCGTGGCGCCCTGGGCTCGCTCACCCAGAACGCCGATCCCCGCGTGAAGTACTTCTCGGGTACGACCACCTACCGGAGCAGCTTCACCTTGCCGGGCGGGGCCAGGCCGGACGCGCCGATGCAGCTCGATCTCGGCCAGGTCGGCGACGTGGCCGAGGTCCTTGTGAATGGCAAGCCCGCCGGCATCGCCTGGAAGAAGCCGTATCGGGTCGAGGTCGGCCAGCTGGTGAAACCTGGCGCCAACACGGTGGAAATCCGGGTTGCCAACCTCTGGGTCAACCGCCTCATCGGCGATGCCCAGCCGGGCGCGGCGAAGGTGAGCTTTACCACCATGCCGACCTACACGGCCGATGCGCCGCTACGGCCAGCGGGCCTGATCGGACCGGTCACCCTGCAGGTCCAACGCAATTCGAAAAGCGAGCGATAG
- a CDS encoding TonB-dependent receptor yields MAAPRTPSAIGSLTVLSMSLAAIWSPAQAQADGSGASPEAVRKADNGIQTVVVTAQKRAQSIKEVPVAITAVSAAQLERAGVKDIGDLSKTAASLEFGDQSAGGPGGSASIRGVGTAVFTVSAESSVGVVVDGVPQGATASGLMLDLARVEVLRGPQGTLFGKNASAGVLNMATQEPIIGDAGGSVSLEFKGKHGDAVRATGNVPLNDISALRISGIAERNKGVYHNTLTGEDSVTDNGGARLRYLLKPNNDLSVNLIGEASNSFSENAVFFAPSVAYATNTAGNHHPAAEFASCGVTVSKTNNEVCSDGPELRHTQVRGLSAQVDWTMPNGSSLTSITGYRTRKQGPDSVNIGMSNTYDKVDNYVPHQDARQFSQELRIASPIKQPLEYVAGLFYADSANYKDSTTTILPSPFAPSPPVPRSIATDAIQHAKLSTKAVFGQATWHLTEDTGLIGGLRYTRDSVSADQTQSSVVAFAPFTLPASVKSSSGHADQSNLSGKLGLQHTISKTANVYATLSRGYKGPQIDTSTPINVAADAGSYPGYTVKPELPTSLELGTKLSFLQRRLDVDLAALHTKIKDFQEQNCTLTPVGALSCIPLNVPNVTTKGLEADIRARPLPQLQLGMSLALILDTAYPAGFSFDNVNVGGQRLMYSPRSKVTLNGDYNWDLPGDYQLKFGGDLVYKSRVRYCNTLDPECGFGGHSVASLRVALRSPDDKWGVAVYDRNLADKRVPNAIIYPLPGKGAGSGFAYSLGENSFRRIGVTVDYRF; encoded by the coding sequence CCCGGAAGCGGTCAGGAAAGCCGACAACGGGATCCAGACGGTCGTCGTCACCGCGCAGAAGCGCGCCCAGAGCATCAAGGAAGTCCCGGTCGCGATCACGGCCGTCAGCGCCGCCCAGCTCGAGCGCGCCGGCGTCAAGGACATCGGTGACCTGTCCAAGACCGCCGCCTCGCTCGAATTCGGCGACCAGTCCGCCGGCGGCCCGGGCGGCAGCGCCTCGATCCGCGGCGTCGGCACGGCCGTCTTCACGGTTTCGGCCGAAAGCTCGGTCGGCGTGGTCGTCGACGGCGTGCCCCAGGGCGCCACCGCCAGCGGCCTGATGCTGGACCTGGCGCGCGTCGAGGTACTGCGCGGCCCGCAGGGTACGCTGTTCGGCAAGAATGCCTCGGCCGGCGTACTGAACATGGCGACCCAGGAACCGATCATCGGCGACGCCGGCGGCAGCGTGTCGCTGGAATTCAAGGGCAAGCATGGCGACGCGGTGCGCGCCACCGGCAACGTGCCGCTGAACGACATCTCGGCGCTGCGCATCTCCGGCATCGCCGAGCGCAACAAGGGTGTCTACCACAACACGCTGACCGGCGAGGACAGCGTCACCGACAATGGCGGCGCGCGCCTGCGCTACCTGCTCAAGCCGAACAATGACCTGAGCGTCAACCTGATCGGCGAAGCCTCGAACAGCTTCAGCGAAAATGCGGTGTTCTTCGCGCCCTCGGTGGCCTATGCGACCAACACGGCGGGCAATCACCATCCGGCGGCGGAGTTCGCGTCCTGCGGCGTGACGGTCTCCAAGACCAACAACGAGGTCTGCTCGGACGGTCCAGAACTGCGGCACACCCAGGTGCGTGGCCTGTCCGCCCAGGTCGACTGGACCATGCCGAACGGGAGCTCGCTGACCTCGATCACCGGCTACCGCACCCGCAAGCAGGGTCCGGACAGCGTCAACATCGGCATGTCGAACACCTACGACAAGGTCGACAACTATGTTCCTCACCAGGATGCGCGCCAGTTCTCGCAGGAGCTGCGCATTGCTTCGCCCATCAAGCAGCCCCTGGAATACGTGGCCGGCCTGTTCTACGCGGACTCCGCCAACTACAAGGATTCGACCACCACCATCCTGCCCAGCCCCTTCGCGCCCTCGCCCCCGGTGCCGCGCTCGATCGCGACCGACGCCATCCAGCACGCCAAGCTGAGCACCAAGGCCGTATTCGGCCAGGCGACCTGGCACCTGACCGAGGATACGGGCCTGATCGGCGGCCTGCGCTACACCCGCGACAGCGTCTCGGCCGACCAGACCCAGTCCAGCGTGGTCGCCTTCGCGCCCTTCACGCTGCCGGCCAGCGTCAAGAGCTCCAGCGGCCACGCCGACCAGTCGAACCTGTCCGGCAAGCTGGGCCTGCAGCATACGATCTCGAAAACCGCCAACGTCTACGCCACGCTCAGCCGCGGCTACAAGGGCCCGCAGATCGACACCAGCACCCCGATCAACGTCGCCGCGGACGCCGGCAGCTATCCCGGCTACACGGTCAAGCCCGAGCTGCCGACCAGCCTGGAACTGGGCACCAAGCTGTCCTTCCTGCAGCGCCGCCTGGACGTCGACCTGGCGGCCCTCCATACCAAGATCAAGGACTTCCAGGAGCAGAACTGCACGCTGACCCCGGTCGGCGCGCTCTCCTGCATCCCGCTGAACGTGCCGAACGTGACCACCAAAGGTCTCGAAGCCGACATCCGCGCCCGTCCCCTGCCGCAGCTGCAGCTCGGCATGAGCCTGGCGCTCATCCTCGACACCGCCTATCCGGCCGGCTTCAGCTTCGACAACGTGAACGTCGGCGGCCAGCGCCTGATGTACTCGCCGCGCAGCAAGGTCACGCTGAACGGCGACTACAACTGGGACCTGCCGGGGGACTACCAGCTGAAGTTCGGCGGCGACCTGGTCTACAAGAGCCGCGTCCGCTACTGCAACACGCTCGACCCGGAGTGCGGCTTCGGCGGCCATTCGGTGGCCTCGCTGCGCGTGGCGCTGCGTTCGCCGGATGACAAGTGGGGCGTCGCAGTCTACGACCGCAACCTCGCCGACAAGCGTGTGCCGAACGCGATCATCTACCCGCTGCCGGGCAAGGGCGCCGGTTCGGGCTTCGCCTACAGCCTGGGCGAGAACTCCTTCCGCCGCATCGGCGTGACGGTCGACTACCGCTTCTGA